In Callospermophilus lateralis isolate mCalLat2 chromosome 18, mCalLat2.hap1, whole genome shotgun sequence, one DNA window encodes the following:
- the Timm50 gene encoding mitochondrial import inner membrane translocase subunit TIM50 isoform X2: MAASAALFSRLRSGLWLGARGLCTRLATPPPRAPDQAAEIGSHGSTKAQGPQQQPGSEGPSYAKKVALWLAGLLGAGGTVSIIYIFGNNPVDENGAKIPDEFDNDPILVQQLRRTYKYFKDYRQMIIEPTSPCLLPDPLREPYYQPPYTLVLELTGVLLHPEWSLATGWRFKKRPGIETLFQQLAPLYEIVIFTSETGMTAFPLIDSVDPHGFISYRLFRDATRYMDGHHVKDISCLNRDPARVVVVDCKKEAFRLQPYNGVALRPWDGNSDDRVLLDLSAFLKTIALNQVEDVRTVLEHYALEDDPLEAFKQRQSQLEQEEQQRLAELAKSNKQKLFFGSLTSRLWPRSKQP; this comes from the exons GCTGCAGAGATTGGAAGCCATGGGAGCACTAAAGCCCAGGGGCCACAGCAGCAGCCAGGCTCAGAAGGTCCCAGCTATGCCAAAAAAGTTGCACTTTGGCTTGCTGGTTTGCTTGGAGCTGGTGGGACTGTGAGCATCATCTATATTTTCG GAAACAACCCTGTGGATGAAAACGGTGCCAAG ATTCCTGATGAATTCGACAATG ATCCAATTCTGGTCCAGCAGTTACGTCGGACATACAAATATTTCAAAGATTATAGACAG ATGATCATTGAGCCCACCAGCCCCTGCCTTCTTCCAGACCCTCTGCGGGAGCCATACTACCAGCCGCCCTACACACTTGTCTTGGAGCTCACTGGTGTCCTCTTGCACCCTGAGTGGTCG CTGGCTACTGGCTGGAGGTTCAAGAAGCGGCCAGGCATTGAGACCTTGTTCCAGCAGCTTGCACCTCTGTACGAAATCGTCATCTTCACGTCAGAGACGGGCATG ACTGCGTTTCCACTCATCGACAGTGTGGACCCTCATGGCTTCATCTCCTACCGCCTCTTCCGGGATGCCACTAGATACATGGACGGACACCATGTCAAG GACATTTCGTGTCTGAATCGGGACCCGGCCCGAGTGGTGGTCGTAGACTGCAAGAAGGAAGCCTTCCGCCTGCAGCCCTACAACGGTGTCGCCCTGCGGCCCTGGGACGGCAACTCCGACGACCGGGTCTTGTTGGACCTGTCTGCCTTCCTTAAGA CCATTGCTCTGAACCAAGTGGAGGACGTGCGGACTGTGCTGGAGCACTACGCCCTGGAGGACGACCCGCTGGAGGCTTTCAAGCAGCGGCAGAGCCAGCTCGAGCAG GAGGAACAGCAGCGCCTGGCTGAGCTCGCCAAGTCCAACAAGCAGAAACTCTTCTTCGGCTCTCTCACCAGCCGCTTGTGGCCTCGCTCCAAACAGCCCTGA
- the Timm50 gene encoding mitochondrial import inner membrane translocase subunit TIM50 isoform X1, which produces MAASAALFSRLRSGLWLGARGLCTRLATPPPRAPDQLTAFLHSSPNLQAAEIGSHGSTKAQGPQQQPGSEGPSYAKKVALWLAGLLGAGGTVSIIYIFGNNPVDENGAKIPDEFDNDPILVQQLRRTYKYFKDYRQMIIEPTSPCLLPDPLREPYYQPPYTLVLELTGVLLHPEWSLATGWRFKKRPGIETLFQQLAPLYEIVIFTSETGMTAFPLIDSVDPHGFISYRLFRDATRYMDGHHVKDISCLNRDPARVVVVDCKKEAFRLQPYNGVALRPWDGNSDDRVLLDLSAFLKTIALNQVEDVRTVLEHYALEDDPLEAFKQRQSQLEQEEQQRLAELAKSNKQKLFFGSLTSRLWPRSKQP; this is translated from the exons CTAACCGCCTTCCTCCACTCCTCCCCCAATCTGCAGGCTGCAGAGATTGGAAGCCATGGGAGCACTAAAGCCCAGGGGCCACAGCAGCAGCCAGGCTCAGAAGGTCCCAGCTATGCCAAAAAAGTTGCACTTTGGCTTGCTGGTTTGCTTGGAGCTGGTGGGACTGTGAGCATCATCTATATTTTCG GAAACAACCCTGTGGATGAAAACGGTGCCAAG ATTCCTGATGAATTCGACAATG ATCCAATTCTGGTCCAGCAGTTACGTCGGACATACAAATATTTCAAAGATTATAGACAG ATGATCATTGAGCCCACCAGCCCCTGCCTTCTTCCAGACCCTCTGCGGGAGCCATACTACCAGCCGCCCTACACACTTGTCTTGGAGCTCACTGGTGTCCTCTTGCACCCTGAGTGGTCG CTGGCTACTGGCTGGAGGTTCAAGAAGCGGCCAGGCATTGAGACCTTGTTCCAGCAGCTTGCACCTCTGTACGAAATCGTCATCTTCACGTCAGAGACGGGCATG ACTGCGTTTCCACTCATCGACAGTGTGGACCCTCATGGCTTCATCTCCTACCGCCTCTTCCGGGATGCCACTAGATACATGGACGGACACCATGTCAAG GACATTTCGTGTCTGAATCGGGACCCGGCCCGAGTGGTGGTCGTAGACTGCAAGAAGGAAGCCTTCCGCCTGCAGCCCTACAACGGTGTCGCCCTGCGGCCCTGGGACGGCAACTCCGACGACCGGGTCTTGTTGGACCTGTCTGCCTTCCTTAAGA CCATTGCTCTGAACCAAGTGGAGGACGTGCGGACTGTGCTGGAGCACTACGCCCTGGAGGACGACCCGCTGGAGGCTTTCAAGCAGCGGCAGAGCCAGCTCGAGCAG GAGGAACAGCAGCGCCTGGCTGAGCTCGCCAAGTCCAACAAGCAGAAACTCTTCTTCGGCTCTCTCACCAGCCGCTTGTGGCCTCGCTCCAAACAGCCCTGA